Proteins encoded by one window of Shewanella avicenniae:
- a CDS encoding histidine phosphatase family protein: MAAELFILRHGQTVFNAERRLQGQCNSPLTPLGERQAYAMGRAIAQQLGHNVQDWQIVSSPLGRTRQTSALVCHGMGLAAAQVKYDARVQEVGLGDWEHGQIEQLLQQYPQFKTRNDWYLDAPNGERLPQVQARLAQWLAELGEQKTIVVSHGLTGMILRAMLLQLSYEQIWLQERPQDALFHYRNGDLSKIAVDPADLQPTISVAGVLANG; the protein is encoded by the coding sequence ATGGCTGCTGAACTCTTTATCTTACGCCACGGCCAAACTGTGTTTAATGCGGAACGTCGGTTACAGGGGCAATGCAACTCACCGCTGACCCCGTTAGGCGAACGCCAAGCCTACGCCATGGGGCGCGCCATCGCTCAACAGCTGGGGCACAATGTGCAAGATTGGCAAATTGTCAGCAGTCCATTAGGGCGCACCCGCCAAACCAGCGCGTTAGTGTGTCACGGTATGGGGCTTGCTGCGGCGCAAGTAAAATACGATGCGCGGGTGCAAGAGGTTGGCTTAGGCGATTGGGAACATGGCCAGATTGAACAACTGCTGCAGCAATATCCGCAATTCAAAACCCGTAACGATTGGTATTTAGATGCGCCCAACGGCGAACGTTTGCCACAAGTACAAGCACGTTTAGCACAGTGGTTAGCGGAACTAGGCGAGCAAAAAACGATTGTGGTGAGTCACGGCCTCACCGGCATGATTTTGCGAGCGATGTTGCTGCAACTCAGCTATGAACAGATCTGGCTGCAGGAGCGCCCGCAAGATGCGCTGTTTCATTATCGCAATGGCGACTTAAGCAAAATCGCTGTTGATCCAGCGGATCTTCAACCCACTATCTCTGTTGCAGGAGTGTTGGCCAATGGCTGA
- a CDS encoding branched-chain amino acid aminotransferase produces the protein MEIKYCLKPAAERRQEQFRPEGNVGFGRLRTDHMFLMDYYDGEWRDPRIVPYGPFELAPGAMALHYGQSIFEGAKAFMHDDGEIYSFRINKNAERLNRSADILCIPNIPEADQQQAIQALLDVDRLWFPMQDGACLYIRPFIFATEDRLSVSPSTRYTFCVVVSPSGAYYGKDLSAIRLLISKKYHRAVPGGTGASKASGNYAASLRAGRAAAEAGASQVLYLDSTNTYLEEAGAMNHFHILKDGTVVIPEFTDTILRSITSQSIIELAPTLGCDVRQETIKLDDFIADIEAGEIVEAGGFGTAAVVSPVGSYIFEDGRVVTVADGQVGENVKRIYDVYTAIQKGHHPAPAGWLQQVPHLEK, from the coding sequence ATGGAAATCAAGTATTGTTTAAAACCTGCCGCAGAACGCCGTCAAGAGCAGTTCCGTCCGGAGGGTAATGTAGGTTTTGGCCGGTTACGTACTGACCATATGTTTTTAATGGATTATTACGATGGTGAATGGCGCGATCCACGCATTGTGCCTTACGGCCCATTCGAATTGGCACCCGGTGCAATGGCATTGCACTATGGTCAGTCCATTTTCGAAGGTGCTAAAGCCTTCATGCACGACGACGGCGAAATTTATTCATTCCGCATTAACAAAAATGCTGAGCGTTTAAATCGTTCTGCTGACATTCTTTGCATTCCCAATATTCCTGAAGCGGATCAACAGCAAGCGATTCAAGCGCTGCTGGATGTGGATCGTTTATGGTTCCCAATGCAAGATGGCGCGTGTCTGTATATTCGCCCATTCATTTTCGCGACCGAAGATCGCCTGTCAGTGAGTCCATCCACTCGCTACACCTTCTGTGTGGTGGTGAGTCCAAGTGGTGCTTACTACGGCAAAGATTTAAGTGCGATCCGCTTGCTTATCAGCAAAAAATATCACCGTGCAGTGCCAGGCGGTACTGGCGCCTCTAAAGCGTCGGGTAACTATGCTGCGTCATTGCGTGCTGGCCGTGCAGCCGCTGAAGCGGGTGCTTCACAAGTATTGTATTTGGATTCAACCAATACCTACTTGGAAGAAGCCGGAGCTATGAACCACTTCCATATTTTGAAAGATGGCACTGTGGTTATCCCTGAATTCACTGACACCATTTTGCGCTCAATCACCTCGCAATCGATCATCGAATTAGCACCAACCTTGGGCTGCGATGTTCGCCAAGAAACCATCAAACTGGATGATTTCATTGCTGATATCGAAGCGGGTGAGATTGTTGAAGCTGGTGGTTTTGGTACCGCAGCAGTGGTATCACCTGTGGGCTCTTACATTTTTGAAGACGGCCGCGTGGTGACAGTGGCCGATGGCCAAGTCGGTGAAAACGTTAAACGTATTTACGACGTCTACACCGCAATTCAAAAAGGTCATCACCCAGCGCCTGCGGGCTGGTTGCAGCAAGTACCGCATTTAGAAAAGTAA
- a CDS encoding cell division protein ZapB has product MSLELLSQLEQKIQSALEHIELLKMELEEEKANNQQLSEQNQKLQQDLDTWTSKISGLVGLLNHEIS; this is encoded by the coding sequence ATGAGCCTTGAATTACTGTCCCAACTGGAACAAAAAATTCAGTCAGCACTCGAGCACATCGAACTGCTGAAAATGGAACTCGAAGAAGAGAAAGCAAACAATCAGCAACTGAGTGAGCAGAACCAAAAACTGCAACAAGATCTCGATACTTGGACAAGCAAGATATCGGGCTTGGTGGGTTTACTGAACCACGAAATCAGTTGA